In one Deltaproteobacteria bacterium genomic region, the following are encoded:
- a CDS encoding glycosyltransferase, translating to MPRGRRAARPPGQARALRGDRRLPRRHPGGARRRRSPPSGPGSRVARGDRAARAGANPSRGGGAVKLSVLIPVYNRRAALAQCLGALARQTLGRDEFEVIVCDDGSDDQPEALGAAFGSALDLRFVRQPHANRAAALNTGFHVARGDVVLFTDSDMVPTPALLEKHRDFHRRDPRPQAAMLGHMDWYPALPLTRFMRYIVSDSAWQFGYRALADGAPATWGYFYGGNSSVKREFLAANGRHDESFARAEDVELGYRLSQAGMELVYDASAVNYHNHFVTVRDFARRNQNVGRALVQFAARHPELTGHLPIFAGAVLARETERSGLSIDGLIAQAEAVERLELAPAQEAEIVRLYEMLLSFALGQGVREALQADFEGAPARVTVIVPTGRLDEPLATPLRDRLLALERGGYEFFLFQAGRDGIALDPTTSLGPEVLQACRAAAVRARGKYLCFAHRADLDDGRLARLEAAIAGEPEAGMVSERLAAGRDALAIPRPLFFECGGFAQASGDAAFGWRLGDRLRSLGYRPRELAATVPPGGSLAG from the coding sequence GTGCCCCGAGGACGCCGAGCCGCCCGTCCTCCTGGTCAGGCGCGAGCACTTCGAGGCGATCGGCGGCTTCCGCGAAGGCACCCCGGCGGCGCTCGCCGACGTCGATCTCCGCCTTCGGGTCCGGGCTCGCGGGTGGCGCGTGGTGACCGAGCGGCGCGCGCTGGCGCCAATCCCTCTCGAGGCGGCGGCGCCGTGAAGCTCTCGGTCCTGATCCCGGTCTACAACCGCCGCGCCGCCCTCGCCCAGTGCCTCGGCGCCCTCGCCCGGCAGACGCTCGGGCGGGACGAGTTCGAGGTCATCGTCTGCGACGACGGGTCCGACGATCAGCCCGAAGCGCTGGGAGCGGCCTTCGGCTCGGCACTGGACCTGAGGTTCGTGCGCCAGCCGCACGCGAACCGCGCGGCGGCGCTCAACACCGGCTTCCACGTCGCGCGCGGCGACGTCGTGCTCTTCACCGACAGCGACATGGTGCCGACGCCCGCGCTGCTCGAGAAGCACCGCGACTTCCACCGCCGCGATCCCCGCCCGCAGGCGGCCATGCTCGGCCACATGGACTGGTATCCGGCGCTGCCGTTGACGCGCTTCATGCGCTACATCGTCAGCGACTCGGCGTGGCAGTTCGGCTACCGCGCGCTCGCCGACGGCGCTCCCGCCACCTGGGGCTACTTCTACGGCGGAAATTCTTCCGTCAAGCGCGAGTTCCTCGCCGCCAACGGGCGGCACGACGAGTCCTTCGCGCGCGCCGAGGACGTCGAGCTCGGGTACCGGCTCTCCCAGGCCGGCATGGAGCTCGTCTACGACGCCTCGGCCGTCAACTACCACAACCACTTCGTCACCGTGCGGGACTTCGCGCGCCGCAATCAGAACGTCGGCCGGGCGCTGGTCCAGTTCGCCGCCCGTCACCCCGAGCTCACGGGCCACCTGCCGATCTTTGCCGGTGCGGTGCTCGCGCGCGAGACGGAGCGCAGCGGCCTCTCGATCGACGGCCTGATCGCACAGGCCGAAGCGGTCGAGCGCCTCGAGCTCGCGCCGGCGCAGGAAGCGGAGATCGTACGGCTCTACGAGATGCTCCTCTCCTTCGCCCTCGGCCAGGGCGTGCGTGAGGCGCTGCAGGCGGACTTCGAAGGCGCTCCCGCCCGGGTGACGGTGATCGTGCCGACGGGCCGGCTCGACGAGCCGCTGGCCACGCCGCTTCGCGATCGGCTCCTTGCGCTCGAGCGCGGCGGCTACGAGTTCTTCCTCTTCCAGGCGGGAAGGGACGGCATCGCGCTCGACCCCACGACCTCGCTCGGCCCCGAGGTCCTCCAGGCGTGCCGCGCGGCCGCCGTGCGCGCGCGCGGCAAGTATCTCTGCTTCGCGCATCGCGCGGACCTCGACGACGGGCGGCTGGCCAGGCTCGAGGCGGCGATCGCCGGCGAGCCAGAGGCCGGGATGGTGAGCGAGCGGCTTGCCGCGGGACGGGACGCGCTCGCCATCCCCCGCCCGCTCTTCTTCGAGTGCGGCGGCTTCGCGCAGGCGTCGGGCGACGCGGCCTTCGGGTGGCGGCTCGGGGACCGGCTCCGGTCGCTCGGCTACCGGCCGCGCGAGCTGGCCGCCACCGTCCCGCCCGGCGGTTCGCTCGCCGGGTGA
- a CDS encoding gamma-glutamylcyclotransferase, with product MKDMSELVFLYGTLIPGQEPAEMTPVVTRLRRIGPARVKGRLYDFGEYPGAILDESSHSVISGQVFEVPDKDVLASLDDYEAFDPEDRAGNLFVRVKRPVTLADGRQVECWIYVFDGDPGGAPIVAGGDYARSRPRTSTPPARW from the coding sequence ATGAAGGACATGAGTGAGCTCGTGTTTCTCTACGGGACCCTGATCCCCGGACAGGAGCCTGCCGAGATGACGCCGGTGGTGACGAGGCTGCGGAGGATAGGGCCCGCCCGGGTGAAGGGACGGCTCTACGACTTCGGAGAATACCCGGGTGCGATCCTCGACGAGTCCTCCCACTCGGTGATCTCCGGCCAGGTGTTCGAGGTTCCGGACAAGGACGTGCTGGCGTCTCTCGACGACTACGAAGCCTTCGACCCCGAGGATCGCGCCGGAAATCTCTTCGTGAGGGTCAAGCGTCCCGTGACGCTCGCGGACGGCCGGCAGGTCGAGTGCTGGATCTACGTGTTCGACGGCGACCCGGGTGGGGCGCCGATCGTAGCCGGCGGTGACTATGCGCGGTCGAGGCCGCGGACGTCGACGCCACCGGCGCGCTGGTAG
- a CDS encoding adenylate/guanylate cyclase domain-containing protein: MLDIAQLEAAGLLDDVEDERTRHERVELLQQLLRDGFSLEELQQAARQDRLALLPVERVLHREGARLTPVDVAEQSGLPLDLLRRLWRALGLTDAGDTEVAFTESDLAAAKTVALFRAAGLGEEPLVLISQVVGQSMSRLSETLREIAGQALLQAGDSERTLGIRYAQATEQLVPLLTPLLGYVLGVHLKEQIKTDIIRQTELVSGRLGFARQITVCFADLVDFTRLGERVPPLELSNAARRLTDMAVDVARPPVRLVKMIGDAALLVSTDPEPLVHAALDIVALADQQSELMPQLRAGIASGQAIPQSGDWYGAPVNLASRVTDLARPGSVLATKPVRDAAEDSFAWSYAGARHLKGVKGDVPLYRVRRKSEAPR; encoded by the coding sequence ATGCTCGACATCGCACAACTGGAAGCGGCGGGGTTACTGGATGACGTCGAGGACGAGCGCACGCGTCACGAACGCGTCGAGCTCCTGCAGCAGCTCCTTCGTGATGGGTTCTCGCTCGAAGAGCTGCAGCAGGCAGCCCGCCAGGATCGGCTGGCGCTGCTGCCCGTCGAGCGCGTGTTGCATCGCGAAGGTGCCCGTCTCACCCCGGTCGACGTTGCCGAGCAGAGCGGCCTTCCACTCGACCTCCTCAGGCGGCTCTGGCGTGCACTCGGCCTGACCGACGCCGGCGACACCGAGGTGGCCTTCACCGAGAGTGATCTCGCGGCCGCCAAGACGGTCGCGCTGTTCCGGGCGGCTGGGCTGGGGGAAGAGCCGCTCGTCCTGATCAGCCAGGTGGTCGGACAGAGCATGTCGCGGCTCAGCGAGACCCTGCGAGAGATTGCCGGCCAGGCGCTGCTGCAGGCGGGCGACAGCGAGCGGACGCTCGGCATTCGCTACGCCCAGGCCACCGAGCAGCTCGTTCCGCTGCTTACGCCCCTCCTCGGTTACGTGCTGGGCGTCCACCTCAAAGAACAGATCAAGACCGACATCATTCGTCAGACCGAGCTCGTCTCCGGTCGTCTCGGTTTCGCGCGCCAGATCACCGTCTGCTTCGCCGATCTCGTCGATTTCACCAGGCTGGGTGAGCGCGTTCCTCCTCTCGAGCTCAGCAATGCGGCGCGGCGCCTCACCGACATGGCGGTCGACGTGGCCCGACCACCCGTCAGGCTCGTCAAGATGATCGGCGACGCGGCGCTGCTCGTCTCCACCGACCCCGAGCCGCTGGTGCACGCCGCGCTCGACATCGTCGCGCTGGCCGATCAACAGAGCGAGCTGATGCCCCAGCTGCGCGCCGGGATCGCCAGCGGCCAAGCCATCCCTCAGAGCGGCGACTGGTACGGTGCTCCTGTCAATTTAGCGAGTCGGGTCACGGACCTCGCCCGCCCGGGAAGCGTCCTCGCGACCAAGCCCGTCCGGGACGCAGCCGAGGACTCGTTCGCCTGGTCGTACGCCGGGGCGCGCCACCTGAAGGGTGTCAAGGGCGACGTACCGCTCTACCGGGTACGGCGGAAGAGCGAAGCGCCGCGATGA
- the fliS gene encoding flagellar export chaperone FliS has product MHMDYAGEYAKAQVTSVDRTRLLLLVFEGGLSFLQRARAGLAAGDLAAFGQNLGRAQAIIAELLGTLDYEAGGTIARDLARLYDFMLVHLTEANARQSVRHVDEVLAVFGTIAGAYKQIIERPAPAAG; this is encoded by the coding sequence ATGCACATGGACTACGCAGGCGAGTACGCGAAGGCACAGGTGACCTCGGTCGACCGGACGCGTCTCCTGCTCCTCGTCTTCGAGGGCGGGCTCTCGTTCCTCCAGCGGGCGCGCGCGGGGCTCGCCGCCGGCGACCTGGCCGCCTTCGGACAGAACCTCGGCCGGGCCCAGGCGATCATCGCCGAGCTGCTCGGCACGCTCGACTACGAAGCGGGCGGCACGATCGCGCGCGACCTGGCCCGTCTCTACGACTTCATGCTCGTGCACCTGACCGAGGCGAACGCGCGGCAGAGCGTGCGCCACGTCGACGAGGTGCTGGCCGTGTTCGGCACCATCGCCGGGGCCTACAAGCAGATCATCGAGCGACCGGCCCCCGCCGCGGGCTGA
- a CDS encoding flagellin FliC, whose product MSITVNTNLASLNAQRHLDESSDSLTASLERLSSGLRINNASDDAAGLAIADKLERDVRVAAQAVRNANDGISSLAIGEKALGKVTDVLTRLSELASESATGTVSDTQRSAIQQEFSQLLSEISRISNTTTFNGVQLLSAGTTVAVQVGLDGSSNSQISFNSVDGSLSGILAGQTAIAASTQGAAQSALGVLTSAIANVANTRGTLGAFESRLVTAIAGLRVAKENFAAAESRIRDADVAAETGELTRASILQQAGTAVLAQANQRPALALQLLR is encoded by the coding sequence ATGTCGATCACAGTCAACACGAACCTGGCCTCGCTCAACGCGCAGCGCCACCTGGACGAGTCCAGCGACAGCCTCACCGCGTCGCTCGAGCGGCTGTCGTCCGGGCTCCGCATCAACAACGCCTCCGACGACGCCGCCGGCCTCGCGATCGCCGATAAGCTCGAGCGCGACGTGCGCGTCGCCGCCCAGGCGGTCCGCAACGCCAACGACGGCATCTCCTCGCTGGCGATCGGTGAGAAGGCGCTCGGCAAGGTGACCGACGTCCTCACCCGCCTCTCGGAGCTCGCCTCCGAGTCCGCGACGGGCACGGTCAGCGACACGCAGCGTAGCGCCATCCAGCAGGAGTTCTCGCAGCTCCTGTCGGAAATCAGCCGCATCTCCAACACCACCACCTTCAACGGCGTGCAGCTCCTGAGCGCCGGTACGACGGTGGCGGTGCAAGTCGGCCTCGACGGCAGCAGCAACTCCCAGATCAGCTTCAACTCGGTCGATGGCTCGCTCTCGGGCATCCTCGCGGGCCAGACCGCCATCGCGGCCTCCACGCAGGGCGCGGCCCAGTCCGCACTCGGCGTGCTCACCTCGGCGATCGCGAACGTCGCGAACACCCGAGGGACTCTCGGCGCCTTCGAGAGCCGGCTGGTCACGGCCATCGCCGGACTCCGGGTCGCGAAGGAGAACTTCGCGGCTGCCGAAAGCCGCATCCGCGACGCCGACGTCGCGGCCGAGACCGGCGAGCTGACCCGCGCCAGCATTCTGCAGCAGGCCGGCACGGCCGTCCTGGCGCAGGCCAATCAGCGTCCTGCCCTCGCCCTCCAGCTCCTGCGCTAA
- the queG gene encoding tRNA epoxyqueuosine(34) reductase QueG: MLDRMAVATPTERVAREARLLGFPRAGSTPLGALERGPFLERWLADGRAGEMGYLARRTAERIDPRTAFPWARSIVSLAYPYRPPPVPAGDWRAELRGRIAAYALGVDYHDRVGALLERLIERLRDVFPAARFRPYVDTGPVLEREWAARAGLGWIGKNTLLLHRSAGSYFFLAELLTDLSLDAVPLPADHCGTCTRCLTACPTGALEAYAMDPRRCISYLTIEHRSAIPHELRPHLANWIFGCDLCQVACPWNQAAPEASAAEALAPRLPPLLALDAAGFRARFGRTAVARTKRRGLLRNVAVALGNSGNPDAVPPLAAALGDPEALVRGHAAWALGRLGGAAARRALEGARAREPDPAVAAEIEAALG, from the coding sequence ATGCTAGACCGTATGGCAGTGGCCACCCCCACGGAGCGCGTCGCGCGCGAGGCGCGTCTGCTCGGGTTCCCGCGGGCCGGCTCGACGCCGCTCGGCGCCCTCGAGCGGGGGCCGTTTCTCGAGCGCTGGCTCGCGGACGGCCGCGCGGGCGAGATGGGCTACCTCGCGCGGCGCACGGCAGAGCGCATAGACCCGCGCACGGCGTTTCCCTGGGCGCGCAGCATCGTGTCGCTCGCCTATCCGTATCGCCCCCCGCCCGTGCCAGCGGGCGACTGGCGGGCCGAGCTGCGCGGACGCATCGCCGCGTACGCCCTCGGCGTGGACTATCACGACCGGGTGGGCGCGCTGCTCGAGCGGTTGATCGAGCGGCTCCGCGACGTCTTTCCCGCCGCCCGCTTCCGCCCGTACGTCGACACGGGGCCGGTGCTCGAGCGGGAATGGGCGGCGCGCGCCGGTCTCGGCTGGATCGGCAAGAACACGCTCCTCCTCCACCGCTCGGCCGGCTCGTACTTCTTCCTCGCCGAGCTCCTGACCGACCTCTCGCTCGACGCTGTCCCGCTGCCCGCGGACCACTGCGGCACCTGCACTCGCTGCCTCACCGCCTGTCCGACCGGCGCGCTGGAGGCGTATGCGATGGACCCCCGGCGCTGCATCTCCTATCTGACGATAGAGCACCGGAGCGCGATCCCACACGAGCTGCGCCCCCACCTCGCCAACTGGATCTTCGGCTGTGACCTCTGCCAGGTGGCCTGTCCGTGGAATCAGGCCGCACCGGAGGCGAGTGCGGCCGAGGCGCTCGCGCCCCGCCTCCCCCCGCTCCTCGCCCTCGACGCCGCCGGCTTCCGGGCGCGTTTCGGCCGGACCGCCGTGGCGCGGACCAAGCGCCGCGGGCTTCTCCGCAACGTGGCGGTCGCCCTCGGCAACAGCGGCAATCCTGACGCGGTGCCGCCGCTCGCGGCGGCGCTCGGTGATCCCGAGGCGCTCGTGCGCGGGCATGCGGCCTGGGCGCTCGGGCGGCTGGGCGGCGCTGCCGCCCGGCGCGCGCTCGAGGGAGCGCGGGCCCGCGAGCCTGATCCAGCTGTCGCGGCTGAGATCGAGGCCGCGCTCGGCTGA
- a CDS encoding CBS domain-containing protein, producing MQTVATVMTPEVSSVDRDFPLLKAIAIMAKRAISCVVVREGPRPIGILTERDLVRKLFAAGGDPAMFRVGDVMTTPPQTVTEETTTLEALQLLRTRAFRRLPVVDPNGALVGIVTQTDLLHAVIADLEEASRLKSEILSTVSHELRTPIALIAGYVDLLSEGTFEPLQPRQQEVVARVQRTSSQLVDLVNAAFELIQLEAGRVSVACNPIDVEALFEQLGREFRALVPEGVSLHWRNELGTQPILGDHAKLKASLKNVVDNALKFTTAGRVEVMAAWADGLLTFVVQDTGIGIPAADLSHIFELFRQVDASDTRRFAGVGLGLHVVKRLLDVLGGRIAVDSTLGVGSTFRITIPAPRVMGGPPTRP from the coding sequence ATGCAAACCGTGGCCACCGTGATGACCCCGGAGGTCTCGAGCGTCGACCGAGACTTTCCCCTCCTCAAGGCCATCGCCATCATGGCGAAGCGCGCCATCAGCTGCGTCGTGGTGCGCGAGGGACCGCGGCCGATCGGCATATTGACCGAGCGCGACCTCGTCCGGAAGCTCTTCGCGGCCGGAGGCGACCCCGCCATGTTTCGGGTCGGCGACGTGATGACAACGCCGCCGCAGACCGTGACCGAGGAGACCACCACGCTGGAGGCCCTTCAGCTGCTCCGGACGCGTGCCTTCCGGCGGCTGCCCGTGGTCGACCCCAACGGGGCGCTGGTCGGGATCGTCACGCAGACCGACCTCCTGCACGCGGTGATCGCGGATCTGGAGGAGGCCAGCCGCCTCAAGAGCGAGATTCTCTCCACCGTGTCACACGAGCTGCGCACCCCCATCGCGCTCATCGCTGGCTACGTCGATCTGCTCAGCGAGGGGACGTTCGAGCCGCTCCAGCCCCGACAGCAGGAAGTAGTCGCTCGTGTTCAGCGTACCAGCTCGCAGCTCGTCGATCTCGTGAACGCTGCGTTCGAACTCATCCAGCTCGAGGCCGGGCGGGTCAGCGTCGCCTGCAATCCGATCGATGTGGAAGCATTGTTCGAGCAGCTCGGCCGCGAGTTCCGCGCTCTCGTACCTGAGGGCGTGTCGCTCCACTGGCGCAACGAGCTTGGGACCCAGCCGATCCTCGGGGACCATGCCAAGCTCAAGGCGAGCCTCAAGAACGTCGTGGACAACGCGCTCAAGTTCACCACCGCGGGACGGGTGGAGGTCATGGCTGCCTGGGCCGACGGTCTGCTCACGTTCGTGGTCCAGGACACGGGGATCGGAATTCCAGCCGCGGACCTTTCACACATCTTCGAACTGTTTCGCCAGGTCGACGCCTCGGATACACGCCGCTTCGCGGGCGTCGGCCTCGGCCTGCACGTGGTCAAGCGCCTGCTCGACGTGCTGGGCGGGAGGATCGCGGTGGACAGCACACTTGGTGTCGGCAGCACGTTCCGCATCACGATTCCCGCACCCCGCGTTATGGGTGGTCCGCCCACACGCCCCTGA
- a CDS encoding efflux RND transporter periplasmic adaptor subunit — MILPAGVALAVYVGLRTASSHAAAERYRTEVVRLGEITQTVSANGTLNPVVLVRVGTQVSGTVSKLHADFNDRVHEGEVLVELDDRLFRAQVHESEAKVGDARAALELAVANEARMRQLHRQGFISQQELDQVEEAAKAARAQLALAQAQLEKDRTNLAYTVIRSPVSGVVVDRQVDVGQTVAASFQTPTLFLIAQDLSRMQIDTSFAEADIGSIRVGQPVHFKVDAFPDRSFQGTVKLIRLNPVTQQNVVTYDVVIAVDNPDQILLPGMTAYVNIVVARRQGVPVVSNAALRFRPLEPAPVAAPPQGRGGRAATVYVLENDQLRRVSIVPGITDNRHTEIVSGEVKPGVQVVLEDRQASAPASSPAGTFQVRLF; from the coding sequence ATGATCCTCCCGGCGGGAGTTGCGCTGGCCGTGTATGTGGGTTTGCGGACGGCATCCTCGCACGCGGCGGCCGAGCGCTACCGGACGGAGGTCGTGCGGCTGGGGGAAATTACCCAGACCGTGTCGGCCAACGGCACTCTGAACCCGGTGGTGCTGGTCCGCGTGGGCACCCAGGTGTCGGGCACGGTGAGCAAGCTCCACGCCGACTTCAACGACCGGGTGCACGAGGGAGAGGTCTTGGTGGAGCTGGATGACCGCCTGTTTCGGGCCCAGGTGCACGAGAGCGAGGCCAAGGTCGGCGACGCCCGGGCCGCCCTCGAGCTGGCCGTCGCCAACGAGGCCAGGATGCGCCAGCTGCACCGCCAGGGCTTCATCTCGCAGCAAGAGCTCGACCAGGTGGAGGAGGCGGCGAAGGCGGCGCGGGCGCAGCTGGCGCTGGCGCAGGCGCAATTGGAGAAGGATCGCACCAATCTCGCCTACACGGTCATCCGCTCGCCTGTCTCGGGCGTGGTCGTCGACCGGCAGGTGGACGTGGGCCAGACCGTGGCGGCGAGCTTCCAGACGCCGACTTTGTTCCTCATCGCCCAGGATCTCTCCAGGATGCAGATCGACACGAGCTTCGCCGAGGCCGACATCGGCAGCATCCGGGTCGGGCAACCGGTGCACTTCAAGGTAGATGCCTTCCCCGACCGTTCGTTCCAGGGAACGGTCAAGCTCATCCGCCTCAATCCCGTGACGCAGCAGAACGTCGTGACCTACGACGTGGTCATCGCGGTCGACAACCCGGACCAGATCCTGCTGCCGGGGATGACCGCCTACGTGAATATCGTGGTCGCCCGGCGCCAGGGCGTGCCGGTGGTGTCCAACGCAGCGCTGCGCTTCAGGCCGCTGGAGCCTGCCCCGGTGGCAGCGCCACCGCAGGGGCGCGGAGGCCGCGCGGCCACGGTATACGTGCTCGAGAATGACCAGCTGCGCCGCGTCAGCATCGTCCCGGGAATCACCGACAACCGCCACACCGAGATCGTCTCCGGCGAGGTCAAGCCCGGCGTCCAGGTGGTGCTCGAGGACCGGCAGGCCAGCGCTCCGGCCAGCTCGCCGGCGGGCACCTTCCAGGTCAGGCTGTTCTGA
- a CDS encoding ABC transporter ATP-binding protein yields the protein MPGAPFIRLTHLGKHYETRAGPVPVLKDVNLDIEPAEFVAIMGPSGSGKSTLMSILGCLDAQSGGTYALEGRDVGTLSRDQLADLRNRVIGFVFQGFNLLPRATLLDNVALPLVYARVGRSERLARAREMLERVGLGPYTASLPDQISGGQQQRVAIARALINRPRLILADEPTGNLDTRTGQEIMGLLRQLNADEGITVVLVTHDPDIATHAQRLVHLVDGQVAEDGPLPRRAAGSRAR from the coding sequence ATGCCGGGCGCGCCGTTCATCCGTCTGACCCACCTCGGCAAGCACTACGAGACGAGGGCGGGGCCCGTTCCGGTGCTGAAGGACGTGAACCTCGACATCGAGCCGGCGGAGTTCGTCGCCATCATGGGGCCCTCCGGGTCGGGGAAATCGACGCTCATGAGCATCCTCGGCTGCCTCGACGCGCAGAGCGGCGGCACCTACGCGCTCGAGGGCCGCGACGTCGGCACGCTGAGCCGCGACCAGCTCGCCGATCTGCGCAACCGGGTGATCGGCTTCGTCTTCCAGGGTTTCAACCTGCTGCCCCGGGCAACCCTGCTGGACAACGTGGCGTTGCCGCTGGTGTACGCGAGGGTCGGCAGGTCGGAGCGGCTCGCCAGGGCCCGGGAGATGCTCGAGCGCGTGGGGCTGGGCCCGTATACGGCGTCGCTGCCCGATCAGATCTCCGGCGGGCAGCAGCAGCGCGTGGCCATCGCCCGGGCCTTGATCAATCGCCCGCGCCTGATCCTGGCGGACGAGCCGACGGGCAACCTGGATACCCGGACCGGTCAGGAGATCATGGGCCTCTTGCGGCAGCTCAACGCAGACGAGGGGATCACCGTCGTCCTGGTGACCCACGATCCGGACATCGCCACGCACGCCCAGCGCCTCGTGCATCTGGTGGACGGGCAGGTGGCGGAGGACGGGCCGCTGCCGCGCCGCGCGGCGGGGTCGAGAGCGCGATGA
- a CDS encoding FtsX-like permease family protein, with protein sequence MMGPMLSEARQAMGANRLRTLLTMLGMMIGVGAVIMMLAVGQGARDSVARSIASMGRNLFVVLAGSATASGVRLGTGNVPTLTVADAQALAELPTVGAVAPVLPGAAQIVHGANNWGTSVLGTTPRFLDVRGWRLSAGFPFNDSDVRSATQVALLGQTVVKNLFGDEDAVGKIVRIGKSPYRVTGILAAKGQSVDGRDQDDGVLIPVTTAQRKLFGSQFQGSVRFVVVRAASAEAMPTAERDMTQLLRQRHRLAAGVDNDFSVRNLTALVSTAAETARTMSLMLGAIASISLLVGGIGIMNIMLVSVTERTREIGIRCAIGARARDIRLQFLLEALILSVVGCLVGVFLGVGGALAVSAVARTAVVVTLSSVVMAFLVAAGVGIFFGFYPADKAARLKPMDALRYQ encoded by the coding sequence ATGATGGGCCCCATGCTGAGCGAAGCCCGGCAGGCGATGGGCGCGAACCGGCTGCGCACCCTCCTCACCATGTTGGGCATGATGATCGGGGTGGGCGCGGTGATCATGATGCTCGCCGTCGGACAGGGGGCCCGGGACTCGGTGGCCCGGTCCATCGCCTCCATGGGCCGCAACCTCTTCGTCGTGCTCGCGGGTTCCGCCACCGCCAGTGGCGTGCGGCTCGGGACGGGCAACGTTCCCACCCTCACCGTCGCCGATGCGCAGGCCCTGGCGGAGCTGCCCACCGTCGGGGCGGTGGCGCCGGTGCTGCCGGGCGCTGCCCAGATCGTCCACGGGGCGAACAACTGGGGCACCAGCGTGCTGGGCACCACGCCGCGCTTCCTCGACGTGCGCGGCTGGCGCCTGTCCGCGGGATTCCCCTTCAACGATTCCGACGTGCGTTCGGCGACGCAGGTCGCCCTGCTGGGGCAGACCGTGGTGAAGAACCTGTTCGGCGACGAGGACGCGGTGGGGAAGATCGTCCGCATCGGCAAGAGCCCCTACCGGGTCACGGGCATCCTCGCGGCCAAGGGGCAAAGCGTGGACGGCCGCGACCAGGACGATGGCGTCCTGATCCCGGTCACCACCGCTCAGCGCAAACTCTTCGGCAGTCAGTTCCAGGGCAGCGTGCGCTTCGTGGTCGTCCGGGCCGCATCGGCAGAGGCCATGCCGACGGCGGAGCGGGACATGACGCAACTCCTGCGCCAGCGCCATCGTCTCGCCGCCGGCGTCGACAACGACTTCAGCGTGCGCAACCTCACCGCCCTGGTCAGCACGGCCGCGGAAACCGCCCGCACCATGTCGCTGATGCTGGGGGCGATCGCCTCGATCTCCCTCCTGGTGGGGGGCATCGGGATCATGAACATCATGCTCGTCTCGGTCACCGAGCGCACCCGGGAAATCGGCATCCGCTGCGCCATCGGCGCCCGCGCCCGGGACATTCGGCTGCAGTTCCTGCTGGAGGCGCTCATCCTCTCCGTCGTCGGTTGCCTGGTGGGCGTGTTCCTGGGGGTGGGCGGCGCGCTAGCGGTCAGCGCCGTCGCCCGGACAGCGGTCGTCGTCACGCTGAGCTCGGTCGTCATGGCGTTCCTCGTCGCCGCGGGGGTGGGTATCTTCTTTGGCTTCTACCCCGCCGACAAGGCCGCCCGTCTGAAGCCCATGGACGCCCTCCGGTATCAGTAG
- a CDS encoding response regulator transcription factor — translation MAIRVLLADDHLIVCQSLKAVLEREGLQVVGEAADGREAVRLACALRPDVAVLDVSMPLLNGLDAAREIQKACPRTRTILLTMHGEDTYVLQALQMGIRGYVLKSQAVTDLVRAVREVSRGAVYLSPSVSGAVVEAYRTKKDLRDPLTPRERAVLHLVAEGKTTKEVASLLGMSVKTAEYHRNSVMRKLDIHETASLVRYAIRRGLIEP, via the coding sequence ATGGCGATCCGGGTCCTGCTCGCCGACGACCACCTCATCGTCTGTCAGTCTCTGAAGGCGGTCCTGGAGCGAGAAGGACTCCAGGTGGTCGGCGAGGCCGCCGACGGCCGTGAGGCGGTGCGCCTGGCCTGCGCGCTCCGTCCCGACGTGGCAGTGCTCGACGTGAGCATGCCACTCCTGAACGGTCTCGACGCGGCCCGCGAGATCCAAAAGGCCTGCCCGCGCACGCGGACGATCCTCCTCACCATGCACGGGGAGGATACCTATGTCTTGCAGGCCCTCCAGATGGGCATCCGGGGGTACGTGCTGAAGAGCCAGGCCGTCACGGATCTCGTCCGGGCGGTCCGGGAGGTCTCCCGGGGCGCCGTCTATCTCAGCCCGAGCGTGTCCGGGGCGGTGGTGGAGGCGTACCGGACGAAGAAGGACCTGCGCGATCCCTTGACGCCCCGCGAGCGCGCGGTCCTGCACCTCGTGGCCGAAGGGAAGACCACGAAGGAGGTCGCCTCGCTCCTCGGCATGAGCGTCAAGACCGCGGAGTACCATCGGAACAGCGTGATGCGGAAGCTCGACATCCACGAGACCGCGAGCCTGGTGCGCTACGCCATCCGACGGGGCCTGATCGAGCCGTAG